The Cheilinus undulatus linkage group 2, ASM1832078v1, whole genome shotgun sequence genome has a window encoding:
- the LOC121522121 gene encoding transmembrane protein 255B: MTVKTQTDRPGATAAETMVPVRRALSLLLGMLSLSLVLVVLGVYTTTRTESLNVSGYASGVILTLGSFLGLLGLGLEENRRQLLTAAIIFFSFGIISSFFCLMIDGVCIAVNMDMRPLLAGRCQYYSSGSSYIYENFYTSVSCWNLEESCSVAVKSGTCYCCDLYNCANGGYLSSFYEFVGVRSCEEVFILYVLIWILAGLNLVAFFAGILTTAVLGSIKATRSSSHVTKPSESTPCSPTAPLLTDASEHSAYPLHPGAVMYFPQTEGTSAATQSSLSYPSSPFLTNSHTLLPSNFSTVSTTSPPDRHHNFQHLTTKTHEQDTKKLY; this comes from the exons ATGACTGTGAAGACCCAGACAGACAGACCAGGAGCTACAG CTGCAGAGACGATGGTTCCAGTCAGGAGAGCGCTGAGTTTGCTACTGGGCATGCTCAGTCTGTCTCTGGTGCTTGTGGTGCTCGGAGTCTACACGACAACCCGAACAGAGAGCCTGAACGTGAGCGGATACGCCTCTGGAGTCATT CTGACCCTAGGATCGTTCCTTGGACTTCTGGGGCTCGGCCTGGAGGAGAATCGCAGACAGCTG CTGACAGCAGCTATCATTTTCTTCAGCTTTGGGATCATCTCCTCCTTTTTCTGTCTGATGATTGATGGTGTCTGCATCGCCGTAAACATG gACATGCGCCCTCTGCTGGCAGGGAGGTGTCAGTATTACAGCAGTGGCAGTAGCTACATCTACGAGAATTTCTACACCTCA GTATCGTGTTGGAATCTGGAGGAGTCGTGTAGCGTGGCAGTGAAGAGTGGAACGTGCTACTGCTGTGACCTCTACAACTGCGCCAA TGGAGGATACCTCAGCAGTTTCTATGAGTTCGTTGGTGTTCGGAGCTGTGAGGAGGTTTTTATCTTATACGTTCTGATCTGGATCCTGGCTGGCCTGAACCTGGTGGCGTTCTTCGCAGGGATCCTGACCACAGCAGTGCTGGGCAGCATCAAGGCCACA agGAGCAGCAGTCATGTAACCAAGCCCTCTGAGAGTACGCCATGTTCCCCGACGGCTCCTCTGCTGACAGACGCCAGTGAACACTCTGCCTACCCGCTCCACCCG GGAGCCGTGATGTATTTTCCTCAAACAGAAGGGACGTCTGCTGCGACACAGAGTTCTCTTTCTTATCCTTCATCACCATTCCTCACAAACAGCCACACGCTTCTTCCGTCCAACTTCTCTACGGTGTCCACGACCTCGCCACCTGATCGCCATCACAACTTTCAACACCTCACAACCAAGACTCATGAACAAGATACAAAGAAGCTGTACTGA